The following are encoded together in the Thunnus thynnus chromosome 15, fThuThy2.1, whole genome shotgun sequence genome:
- the trhrb gene encoding thyrotropin-releasing hormone receptor b, translating into MENLTTAPKLNHTLGIWTDYSIQYKVISSLLLFVICVLGIVGNVMVILVVLTTKHMRTPTNCYLVSLAVADLMVLTAAGLPTITDSIFGSWVFGHYGCLCITYFQYLGINASSCSITAFTIERYIAICHPIKAQFLCTLSRAKKIILFVWAFTSLYCVMWFYLSDIQELVYDNITIITCGYRVSRKFYLPIYFFDFGVFFVLPLLLSAVLYGLIARILFLNPLPSDPKDKKKKNGHSNHAINKNTSCKNSRHSSSTATSRRQVTKMLAVVVILFAMLWMPYRTLVVVNSFLDRAYLNSWFLLFCRICIYLNSAINPVIYNAMSQKFRAAFRKICRCGRQGMDKPATYSVALTYSVVKDTSIVESTDHFTTELEELTVTDELLSDQKMMFPDSCVYGKVNFSDA; encoded by the exons ATGGAAAACTTAACAACAGCTCCAAAGCTGAACCACACTTTAGGGATTTGGACGGACTACAGTATCCAGTACAAAGTGATAAGTAGTTTGCTGCTTTTCGTGATTTGCGTTTTGGGAATCGTTGGAAACGTTATGGTCATCTTGGTGGTGCTCACTACCAAACACATGAGGACTCCTACTAACTGCTACCTGGTCAGTTTGGCTGTGGCTGATCTGATGGTGCTGACAGCTGCTGGTTTACCGACTATCACGGACAGTATCTTTGGATCTTGGGTATTTGGACACTATGGGTGCCTCTGCATCACCTACTTTCAGTACCTCGGGATCAACGCCTCCTCTTGTTCTATAACCGCGTTCACCATAGAGAGATACATCGCTATCTGCCATCCCATTAAAGCTCAGTTTCTGTGCACTTTGTCCAGagcaaagaaaatcattttattcGTTTGGGCTTTTACGTCTCTTTACTGCGTGATGTGGTTCTACCTGTCAGACATCCAGGAGCTCGTGTACGAcaacatcaccatcatcacctgCGGCTACAGAGTATCCAGGAAGTTTTATTTGCCCATTTACTTTTTCGATTTCGGCGTCTTCTTTGTGTTACCGCTGCTGCTCTCCGCGGTCCTGTACGGACTCATCGCCAGGATCCTCTTCCTCAACCCACTGCCCTCCGACCccaaagacaagaagaagaagaacggaCACAGCAATCACGCCATAAATAAGAACACCAGCTGTAAAAACTCTCGCCACTCCAGCTCCACCGCGACCTCCCGCAGACAG GTGACTAAGATGCTGGCAGTGGTGGTGATCCTGTTCGCCATGCTGTGGATGCCGTACCGCACCTTAGTGGTGGTTAACTCCTTCCTGGACCGGGCCTACCTGAACAGCTGGTTCCTGCTCTTCTGCCGGATCTGCATCTACCTCAACAGTGCCATCAACCCGGTCATCTACAATGCCATGTCTCAGAAGTTTCGCGCCGCTTTCCGTAAGATCTGCCGCTGCGGGCGGCAGGGCATGGATAAACCTGCCACCTACAGCGTCGCCCTCACCTACAGCGTAGTCAAGGATACGTCAATTGTGGAGAGCACAGATCACTTCACAACAGAGCTGGAGGAGCTCACTGTCACAGACGAACTGCTGTCTGATCAGAAAATGATGTTCCCAGACTCCTGCGTTTATGGGAAAGTGAATTTCAGCGATGCTTGA